tgtaatttttattgcTACTTCTCTTTGTATCCGTTGTCCGGATGTCTTTTGTATAACATTTCACACAATTATTAATGAGATATACTTATTCACATTGTCTgcccatttttctttcattgataATATTGCTTCAAGTTAGCTGCATTCCAAGGACGAAGTAGAGGGGCTTCACTTAAGGTTCGCAAATGGTATGACCCATTTTCATTGGTTTTTGACACCATATAAGGACCTTCCCAATTGACTTGAAGTTTTCCTGCTCCTTTCTCAGCGGTATcttcaaaaacttttctaagtaCTAATGAACCTTCCTTGAAAATTCGAGGTCGCACTTTCCTGTTGTAGTACGCAGCTACCTTTTGTTGATATGCGGCCATCTGGATGGATGCTGCCTCTCTAGCTTCATCTACCCAATCCAAGTGCTTTGCAAGCTCGTCGTCTTCGTTTCTTTAGCCTTGGATAGCAGTTCGGGCCGTTGGCATACCCACTTCAGTTGGGATGACGGCATCTGTTCCGTATGCAAGGGCAAACGGAGTATTTCCTGTTGGCCTTCCGAGTGTGGTACGGTAGGCCCATAGGACGCCGGGTAGCTCTTCtacccattttcctttggcttTTTCCAACCGTTTTTTCAACGCATTCAGTAAGGTTTTATTGGTTGCTTCCGCTTGACCATTACTCTGAGGGTATCGCGGCGTGGAATACAAATTTTTGATGTGAAGTTCTGCGCAAAAACTTTTAAAGACAGAGCTATCAAACTGAGGGTCGTTGTTGGTTACAATCGCCTGAGGGATTCCAAATCGGCATACTATATTTTTCCAGACGAAACTTTTGGCGTCCTTGTCCTTGATACTTGCGTAGGCTTCAACTTCTACCCACTTACTAAAATAATCGGTAGCAATGAGCAGAAACTTCTTTTGAGCAGGTGCAGTGGGAAAGGGTCCCATGATATCCATCCCCCATTGTGCGAAAGGCCAGGGGCTTGTAACTGAGTTTAACATCTCAGCAGGCATATGCGGGATTGGTGCATGTTTTTGGCATTTGTCGCACTTCCTGACATGGATCACCGCGTCCTGCCTCATTGTAGGCCAATAATATCCTTGTGAATGCGCTCGGTGCGCTAGGGTTCTACCCCCTGAGTGGTTCCTGCAAACGCCTTCGTGCAGTTCGGATAGAACATATTGGATATCCGGTTGGATCAAGCACTTGAGGTACGGACCTCCGAAGGATCGCCTGTAGAGATCACCTCTGATTAGGGTAAAGCGGGATGCTTGTACCCGGACTTTGTGGGCGTGTTTGGGATTTTCAGGTAATGCCCCCGATTGTAAGTAAACTCTGATGTCGATAGCCTAGTCATTTTCCTTTGGGCTCACGTTGCAGACGTGTGATTCAGCAATGGCGGAAGTGATTTGAACATATATCGGTAGCATTGTTGACTCTTTTACGGGAAATGATGCAGCTATTCCTGCCAAAGCGTCGGCCTGCACATTATTCCCCCTTGGGATTTTCTCGATGATCCATTCTTCCAGCCGGTTGAGTGTCTTTTGTACTTTTAATGAGTATTTAGCCATGCACTCGTCCTTTGCCTCGTATTCTTTTAGTATTTGCCCCACGACGAGCTGAGAGTCGCTGTGGATTTTGAGTTTTGAGGCATTCAAAGTGATTGCAAGGTTCAATCCGGATAGGATGGCCTCATATTCAGCCTCATTGTTTGAGGCGGGAAAATTCAGACAGATGGATTGCTCCAATCGTTCTCCGGTTGGCGTTTTGAGAAGGAGTCCAACCCCTGATCCGGACGAGTGGGAGGCTCCATCAACATACAGAGACCACCAATTATCCGGAGTTGATTCTTTATCTGGGGTGCTTGCTTCGGGCAATTCTGTTATAAAATCTGCCATGACTTGCCCTTTCAGAGATAATCTGGGTTGATATCCTATTCCATATTCGCTCAACTCTATCGCCCATCGCAGCATCCTGCCTGTTATGTCGGGTTTATGAAGGATATTCCTGAGAGGTTGATTGGTGAGAACGGTTATGGTTATGGGGTGAGCTTGGAAATAGAGACGTAGTTTCTGAGCGGCTGTGCGCAGCACTAGAGCAGTCTGCTCCATCCTTGAATATCTTGTTTCCGCGTCGGCAAGCGCTTTGCTGATGAAATATACGAGTTTTTGCTCTCGAGGTGACAAGGAACGGAGCAGGACTGCACTCACAGCCCAATCGGTAACTGCTAGATACAGGCATAGTCTTTCCCTAGGTTGCGGACTGCTTAGAATGGGTGGTTAAGAAAGATACCGcttgatttcttcaaatgcATTTTGGCAGTTTTGCGTCCATCCAGATTTATTAATATCTCTGAGTGCCAGGAAGAAGGGCTTCATCTTGTCTGTGAATCGAGCTATAAAGCGTTTGAGAGCGACGAGTTTGCCAGTGAGGCGTTGTAGCTGCTTCTTGTTTGTTGGTGCAAGCATGTTAGCAACTGTTTTCACTTGATCTGGATTGATTTCGATTCCTCTTTAGGTAACCATGAACCCTAGGAACTTTCCTGAGCTTACTTCGAACGTGCATTTGGCTGGGTTAAGCTTCATGCCATACtttctcaataaatgaaaaacttcCTGTAAGTGCTGGGTGTGTTCGTCTCGGGTTTTGCTTTTGACTACCACATCGTCAATGTACACCTCAATAATATTGCCAATCAGCGGCTTGAAGATCTTGGTCATCAATCTCTGATATGTAGCACCAACATTCTTGAGTCTGAAGGGCATGACTCTATAACAGTAGAGCCCATGAGGAGTTATGAAGGAAGTTTTTTCTTCATCATCCGGAGCCATGGGGTTTTGATGGTATCCGGAGAAAGCGTCCAGAAAGGATAGTCTTTCATGCCCAGAGGTTGCATCTACTATCTGATCTATTCGCGGTAGTGGAAAACTGTCTTTGGGGCACGCGTCATTGAGATTGGTGTAGTCTACGCACACCCGCCATTTTCCTCCCTTCTTTGGGACCACTACTACGTTCGCTAACCATTTTGGATACTCTACCTCCTTAATAAATCCGGCCTCCaataatttttccatttcttcctGAATGACTTTCTGCCTGTCTGGATGGAATTGTCGGATTTTTTGTCGAACAGGCTTGGAGGTGGCTAATACGTTGAGCCTGTGAGAGGCTACACTCTGAAGTATTCCAGGCATGTCCGAGTGGGCCCAAGCAAAAATATCTCGATTTTGTTGGAGCactttttgaagttcaaatttcTCAGCTGGTGGCAGGAGGGTACTAATGTACGTGAAGTGTTCACCTTCCTTTGATATCCGGATGGCTTCCAGCGGATCTGCTACCGGGGGATCCTTGTCTTCCGGGTGCTGTAACTGCTATTGGTCAGAAGCAGTTGCTCCTTTGGAGGAGTGCTCGCAGTTGGTACTGGGTCCGGCTTCACGAGCGGTCTGATAACATTGTCGAACAGCAAGTTGGCTTCTGTAAAGATTAACTTGCCCATCTCGGGTAATGAAGCTGACCCTTTGATGATATGTGGATGGAATGACTTTCATTCCATGTAACCACGTACGTCCCAAGATGGCATTGAAAGGAGATAAATCCTCAACCACAGAAAACAGAACGTTTAGGATGACTGGCCCAGCATAAATCGGCAGTATTACATCTCCGAGTGAGGTTGTGGAGGAACCATTAAATCCGGACAGGGTTCTTCTGGGATTTTCTAAGCTGGAGGGTTCGAAGCCCATTCGTTTAATGACTGCCACCTGCAACAAGTCTGCAGAGCTGCCTGGGTCGATCAAGATTCTTTTCACGTCATAGTCTCCTACCCCTAATGTTAGGACGAGAGCATCTCGGTGCGGCTGCAACACTCGGGTTGGATCTATAGCGGGGAAGACAATGGTTCCATCTATGGGATGGGTACTCCCAGCGACTAATCCCGGTCGGATGGAGCTCACGTGTTCCCGAACCGTGGTTGCTTGCAGTAGTCTTTGCCTTTTCCTTTTGGAATTGTACTCGTCATCCAAGGGTCCTCCGTATATGTAGTTGATCATTGTCCTAACAGGAGCTGCTGGGGCGCGTGGGCCTCGGTTACGGGGATATTATTCACCTTGAGGAGCTGGTCGAATATATTGTTTCAAGTGACCTGCCTTCAGGAGATCCTCCACCATGTAACGGAGGCTTATGCATGCTTCAGTCGTGTGCCCGTGATCTTTGTGGTATTCACATCTTTTGTTGCGGTCCCTTTCTGAGGGGTTAGATCGTATTGGCACTGGCCATCTGAATCCGGGAAGATTGCGGATTATAGGAAGCAGTTTTTCGTATGACTTGGTGAGAGGTGTTTGAACGAGTGGTGGGCGCCGCTCGTCTTGCCTCCGGTTGGATGTCCCAGGATGGCTGGGTGTTTTGAAGCTTCTGGTGGCTTCGTTTTTAGTGGCTTGTACCAGGACCGGCTGTGCAGCGGCACAAATGTCGTCCTCTAACATGGAGTATTTATTTGCACGCCGGAATAACTCGTCCATGGTTGTGGGAGGTTTTTTAGCGAGGGACTCGAAGAAGGGGGTCCCTGGGCATATGCTCCGCTTAAAAATTTGGAGGATTGCATCCATGCTGTACGATTCTACTTGTAGAACAGCTTGTCCGAAGCGCTTAACGAACTCTCTCaaagtttcattttcttgcattttgagGTTCTGCAGGGTGCTGATATTCTGCTTATGTTTGGCTGAGCATAAGTATTGCCCCACGAAGACCTCGGACAAATCCCGAAAATTGTCAATCGAGTTTACGGGCAGTTGGTGGAACCATGAAAGAGCCTGGCCTTTCAGACTGGCTGGGAAAACCTTGCACAATAGCATATCATTCCCCATGTCAAGGGTCATGAGCTGCCGGTAATGCATTATATGATCAAAGGGATCGCTGGGCCCATCATATGCGAAGAATTTCGGGACGATGAACTCTCGCGGGGGTTCATATTTAACGATTCGAGAGCTGAAAggtgtggagagcatgtcatctaGGCGCTTGCTAATAGAGCCCAGAGGGGCTGTACGCGAGGGAAGTTTGCCACCCTGCACCACTAGGGGGTGGGCAGCACGTCTTCATAGAATAGGTGAGCTCGAGGGCTCGGAGTATGCATCCAGTGGTATGGTGACGTGAGGCCTGTTTTTGTAGGGTGTTTGGGGTCCCAAACGCGCGTACATGGAGTCAGATAATTGGGGCCTCCTCTTACGTCGTGATTTGGATGAGACTGGGGTAGAGCCTGAACTTTCATCTCGTCGGACATGGTGAGCATGCACTGGGGTCTGACTAGGCCTTGCTTCCTGCAGCCCGAGGGTTGGGCTCGCTTCTCGGGGGAGTGGAACTCCCTGGTTATGACAGGGGTCCTGCCCCCGTTGATAGTGCTGAGGTTGGGGAGAGCTTCTGATCCTCAAGACACTGTTTTCTTCCCTGGGTTTCCTTGTTTCTTGGAGCAGAATTTGCATCTACCGTTCATTATCTCGCTGTTGTCTTTCCATGGCGTCCGCCACTCGGAGTGACTTTCGACACCTTTGGCTGAAGCACGACTCCTTAAGGGTGAACCATCTTTACAGTTGGAAGGTATAGGATTTATTAAGTAGAGAAGACGgttcccacagacggcgccaGTGTTTGGCGAAATTTCCCTGCTACAGTGATTGTCATCAACAATGAAATCTCGGTCAACGCATAGTATCAGTCCTTCCTCCTTCCTGCAAAAAGGCGTCCGGATGGGACCGACGCACCCTCCGATGGTTCTGTTAGCCATGACAAGATATCAAGCTCTCAGGTTGGTTTCAGGGAGAAAAGccttaccttcctctttgtgtgaagcctcttttatatagtgtcagaaagcATGGCACCGCTTGGCTAGTGGgtcccattgtcatgattgtGGCCCATAggcaaagcaatcatgacatttcTGGTGTCAGAAGGCGGTTGTCAGGAAGGTATTTAGGCGGTGGACGTCGCCGCActttatgactttttaaataTCGGGAGTGTGTCAGGAAAACAGAGAAGATTTGGGAATGTCTTGTCGAATGTATCTTGCATTAATGATGAGTGACAGTTCAGTGGGCTTGGTCGTCAGTGTTGTCAGAGTTATCTTCTTGATATGCGGGCGGAAGTGGATCCGGTGATTCTGCGAATATCCAACGAGCTATGCTGTCCGGGTATGCTGTCACAAGAGTAGTCGGACATGTCTATCAGGGGAAGTCGAATTGTCTTCCTTCTCCATCCGGTGGGAGATGCCGGATGTGATATACCTGGAGAAGGCGGAACGTTGTCTAGATCTAGGGAAGTTGAATCGCCTTCCCTTTCCCATCTGGTGGAAGGTGCCGGATGAGATATAtttggagaaggtggaacgtcacCTAGATCTGGATATGAGATGCCCGGCTAAGGTGGAATGTCAGCCGGATATAATGGCGGCTGCGAGACATCTCGGGTGGAACGAGCGATGATTCCCCCGTCCGGATGGAACTAGCTGTGCTACGTGTCACAGGGGGATCGTCCGCGTGGCCAAAGGAGAGAGAGACACGTGGCACTTTTTAGTGGGGATCCCACAGGTGAGAGATGGAGGTTCTGCTAGCTGTGACTCAGTGGCTTCAATTCTAGAAGAAGCATCAATTGGATCCTCTGGTGGAAGTTCAGTTTCCTCATGCTGCACCGGAACAAACCTAGAATCTTTTATGAGCTTAGAGGAGGCTTATTAGCTAAGCCCAGTTTCCGTCTTGGAATTACCATTCAAAGGAGAGATTTCATCTGACTCTGAAGGCTTTGAGAGTGTCAGTGCTGGCAACCATGGTTTACAAATGCAGCTTCAGCTTCTCAAATCGGAGTCCCCAAAGGCATACTCTGAAGGGCCTGGAATTATCATCTTTGGGCTGCATATCATCTCCTGTCTTCTCATctctgattttgaaaaataattgctCCAAATCacattttgtaaatattttctcaaattccAGTTTCCAAACAATCCCATTTTTCCCTCATCCAATCTTAGAGTTTGTAGGTCTTAAAAACCCcacttttcaataaatatttgccgccatttttctttcttggtggtcttatttttacattttttgtgttttttttttttttaatgttttgaaataagcaagaaatcaaatcccataattccaaataatggagtTATTGggattgattcatgcaaaataaattgggctatGGTGAGGGTctgacatcaaataaatttcctttaaaataaaaatggtttgaaTGAAATGTCATGCATGCTATTGGTGGTTCTTCATCTTGTTTGGTGATATGAGTGATATAtttctcttgatagcgcatagtgGCTCTTTGCCCAAGTACGTACCCACTTTCGCTTTGGTCATTGTCTATGTATGTtctgattctcacatgtgcatgatcattcagggtATTCGTTAATTTACTCATCAAgtgtcatgtcagcttcattgtattagtagagacccgactttaggaacttagaggggtgctatggtctttattgtaccttcccgataagtaacctaacctcgaacccgatccggtttttcacagaacaccttttccaaaataaggagtcacacttagggttttctttcttattttgtttaccctttaaaaataaaacaaaaataagtggtgactcaaagtcattttctaataaataaaatcaatttttcaaataaaatcgagctcgccatctaGTGGAaatgcatgagccgaaatgcgaggtccacagatacataaaatttattaataacatTGGAAAGTCAAAGAGTAAAATTCACTTTGAATGACTAGAATAATTTATTCTTTGCATATGActataattttgtaaatttttttactaggcaaataaactccaaattaaacaagacatAATGCATTGGATCATTaacaagtctaataatttttaaaaataattggtaACCCAAATAATGATCCaattaatcctaaaaatttatggacaaaaattggtATAGAATGActattgtttctcttctacatagaacaatcttttttcaattttttttttcattggacaaataaactccaaattgaGTAACACTTTATGCTTTGGATTCATTaataagtttagtaatttttaaatttaaaaattaaatagtgaactaattaataataaaaaatttatggataaaaattgatcCACAATgactctattattattattatttttacacataattatatttttataaattttctcatagaaatgaattttgaatcaagtgacacttttttattgaatttattaatgagtttaataatttttaaaaataattttgtggaccccgtatttcggctaatgcattttccactcgatggcaagctcgatttttatttgaaaatgattttatttattaaaaaaaaaatgacttgaagtcgtcacttatttttgttatatttttaaaagggtaaacaaaataagaaagaaaactctaagcgtgactccttattttggaaaaggtgatctgtgaaaaatcggatcgggttcgggggtcaggttacttatcgggaaagtacggtaaagaccataacatccctctaagtccctaaagtcgggtctttactaataaaatgaagctgatgtgacaatcaataggaaaatcaatagatactcaaatcaatcatgcacatatgggaatcaaaacatgcatagagaatgaccagaatgggagtggatgcgtacctgggccacgaacgagCAATGTACTATCATAAAATTGGGGTCAGTGTATaataaagagcacaaaacatatcacatgcatcaccaaatagaaattaaaactgttcaagtgaaaactggatttttgaaatttatttgaaaattggagttttagagattatttggaaattggagttttagagattatttaaaaattggatttttagaaattaaatgtaagaatgagaatttagaaattaaatttgaaagaaattgaaattttgcaaattatttgagagtttgggatttaaaaaaattaaattacgaaaattgggactttggaaattaaattttgaaagaaattagaattgaaaattatttgagaagcaaaaactatgaaaattgaattataaaaattggaaatcttggaaatcattcgaatgcagaatttttagaaataaatg
The sequence above is drawn from the Vitis riparia cultivar Riparia Gloire de Montpellier isolate 1030 chromosome 15, EGFV_Vit.rip_1.0, whole genome shotgun sequence genome and encodes:
- the LOC117932077 gene encoding uncharacterized protein LOC117932077; the protein is MINYIYGGPLDDEYNSKRKRQRLLQATTVREHVSSIRPGLVAGSTHPIDGTIVFPAIDPTRVLQPHRDALVLTLGVGDYDVKRILIDPGSSADLLQVAVIKRMGFEPSSLENPRRTLSGFNGSSTTSLGDVILPIYAGPVILNVLFSVVEDLSPFNAILGRTWLHGMKVIPSTYHQRVSFITRDGQVNLYRSQLAVRQCYQTAREAGPSTNCEHSSKGATASDQ
- the LOC117932078 gene encoding uncharacterized protein LOC117932078 codes for the protein MLSTPFSSRIVKYEPPREFIVPKFFAYDGPSDPFDHIMHYRQLMTLDMGNDMLLCKVFPASLKGQALSWFHQLPVNSIDNFRDLSEVFVGQYLCSAKHKQNISTLQNLKMQENETLREFVKRFGQAVLQVESYSMDAILQIFKRSICPGTPFFESLAKKPPTTMDELFRRANKYSMLEDDICAAAQPVLVQATKNEATRSFKTPSHPGTSNRRQDERRPPLVQTPLTKSYEKLLPIIRNLPGFRWPVPIRSNPSERDRNKRCEYHKDHGHTTEACISLRYMVEDLLKAGHLKQYIRPAPQGE